One Vallitalea pronyensis genomic region harbors:
- the pcrA gene encoding DNA helicase PcrA gives MDKKYDSLNDKQKEAVLYTEGPLLILAGAGSGKTRVLTHRIAYLIEEKNVPPFNILAITFTNKAAKEMRERVDNLIGYGSQDIWVSTFHSSCVRILRRHIDKIGYDRYFTIYDADDQKKLVRECMKQLNIDPKQFKESSIIGSISSAKDKLLTPKKYEKQASDYREEVVAKVYKLYQERLKKNNALDFDDLLVKTVELFKLCPDVLASYQEKFKYIMVDEYQDTNHVQYMFVGLLASKYRNLCVVGDDDQSIYRFRGADIRNILDFEKDFGHAKVIKLEQNYRSTKNILEAANQVIRNNMGRKSKTLFTDNDEGERIDYRCMPDEKSEAAFIANKIITGVEDHGYNYRQYAILYRTNAQSRVLEERFIMQNIPYKIVGGISFYQRKEIKDILAYLKTINNSTDDIAVKRIINVPRRGIGATTINRIEDYAYNNDISFFQALSEVSQIPSISRGAKKVEGFANFILGLRIEMQTMSLVELTDEVLNRTGYIKELEAEGTDEAKNRLENIGEMISKLTEYENNAEEPTLNGFLEEVALVADIDNYNEDTNVVVMMTMHSAKGLEFPYVFISGMEDGLFPSYMSISSGLQEDIEEERRLCYVGITRAKEKLYLMGASARMIRGMTQYNPISRFVREINDELLGLEEYMPKMSEINDAHAKALEQVRKRARPTLREKPYAVKKNVHTMPTPTHLKLDYGVGDIVKHMKFGIGEVMNIAPGGADFEVTVNFPSAGIKKLMARLANLKKA, from the coding sequence ATGGACAAAAAATACGATTCACTGAACGATAAACAAAAAGAAGCTGTTTTATATACAGAAGGCCCACTCCTCATATTAGCTGGAGCAGGGTCAGGAAAAACAAGGGTGTTAACCCACCGTATTGCTTACTTGATAGAAGAAAAAAATGTTCCCCCATTTAACATTTTAGCCATTACCTTCACCAATAAAGCAGCTAAAGAAATGCGTGAAAGAGTTGATAATCTTATTGGTTATGGTAGTCAGGATATATGGGTCAGTACATTTCATTCCTCATGTGTGCGTATACTAAGGCGTCATATTGATAAAATTGGTTATGACCGTTATTTTACCATTTATGATGCTGATGATCAAAAAAAGCTTGTGAGGGAATGTATGAAGCAGCTTAATATTGATCCTAAGCAATTCAAGGAAAGTAGCATCATTGGCAGTATTAGTTCAGCAAAAGATAAATTATTAACCCCAAAGAAGTACGAAAAACAAGCCAGTGACTACCGTGAAGAAGTCGTTGCTAAGGTGTACAAGCTGTATCAAGAACGCCTCAAGAAAAATAATGCCCTTGATTTTGATGATCTTTTGGTTAAAACGGTAGAACTGTTTAAGCTATGTCCGGATGTTTTAGCCAGTTATCAAGAAAAGTTCAAATACATCATGGTGGACGAATATCAAGATACCAATCATGTACAATATATGTTTGTTGGCTTATTGGCTAGTAAATACCGTAATCTGTGTGTTGTCGGAGACGATGACCAGTCTATCTATCGTTTTAGAGGAGCAGATATTCGAAACATACTTGATTTTGAGAAAGATTTTGGTCATGCTAAGGTCATTAAGCTGGAACAGAATTACCGCTCTACCAAAAATATATTAGAAGCCGCCAATCAAGTTATTCGCAATAATATGGGTCGAAAAAGCAAGACGTTATTTACAGATAATGATGAGGGAGAACGTATTGATTATCGGTGCATGCCTGATGAAAAAAGTGAAGCAGCCTTTATTGCCAATAAAATTATAACAGGTGTAGAAGACCACGGTTATAACTATCGTCAATATGCGATTCTATACCGTACCAATGCCCAATCACGTGTACTTGAGGAGCGTTTTATCATGCAAAACATTCCATACAAGATTGTAGGCGGCATCTCTTTCTATCAGAGAAAAGAAATAAAAGATATTCTAGCTTATCTTAAAACCATTAATAACAGTACCGATGATATTGCTGTTAAGCGTATCATTAATGTACCAAGACGAGGTATTGGTGCAACAACCATTAATAGAATTGAAGATTATGCATATAATAATGATATCAGTTTCTTCCAAGCTCTCAGTGAAGTTAGTCAGATACCCAGCATATCTCGTGGAGCAAAGAAAGTAGAAGGTTTTGCCAACTTTATATTAGGTCTTCGGATTGAAATGCAGACCATGAGTCTCGTAGAATTAACCGATGAGGTACTTAACCGGACTGGTTATATAAAAGAGTTAGAAGCTGAAGGCACCGATGAAGCTAAGAATCGTCTTGAGAACATTGGAGAGATGATTTCTAAGCTAACAGAATATGAAAATAATGCAGAAGAACCTACACTAAATGGGTTTCTTGAAGAGGTAGCATTGGTAGCTGATATTGATAACTATAATGAAGATACCAATGTGGTTGTCATGATGACCATGCATAGTGCCAAAGGGCTTGAATTTCCATATGTGTTCATATCGGGTATGGAAGATGGACTTTTTCCAAGTTACATGAGTATATCATCTGGCTTACAAGAAGACATTGAAGAAGAACGTCGTCTATGCTATGTAGGAATCACAAGAGCAAAAGAGAAGCTCTATCTTATGGGAGCTAGTGCACGTATGATTCGAGGTATGACCCAGTATAACCCCATCTCCAGGTTTGTCCGAGAAATTAATGATGAATTGTTGGGTCTAGAAGAATACATGCCAAAAATGAGTGAAATAAACGATGCCCATGCAAAAGCATTAGAACAAGTGCGAAAACGTGCCAGACCCACGTTACGTGAAAAACCCTATGCTGTTAAGAAAAATGTTCACACCATGCCAACACCAACGCATCTAAAATTAGATTATGGCGTTGGCGATATCGTTAAACACATGAAATTTGGTATTGGTGAAGTCATGAACATAGCGCCAGGTGGGGCAGATTTTGAAGTAACAGTCAACTTCCCAAGTGCAGGAATTAAAAAGCTTATGGCAAGACTTGCAAATCTGAAAAAAGCATAA
- a CDS encoding DUF4366 domain-containing protein: protein MIEKFKKEELLNIKQVNDFLKKFNRGKEEEKKCKWKVWVWVAVGAVVIAAGAFALYKLLAPNEFEDFEEEDFEEFEEFDDEEFEEFEDDENNSENQDSQESEDSTDQEYETEEE, encoded by the coding sequence ATGATCGAGAAATTCAAGAAAGAAGAGCTGCTTAATATAAAACAAGTCAATGACTTTCTTAAGAAGTTCAACAGGGGTAAAGAGGAAGAGAAGAAGTGTAAGTGGAAAGTTTGGGTTTGGGTAGCAGTAGGTGCTGTGGTCATCGCAGCCGGCGCATTTGCTTTATATAAGCTACTTGCACCAAACGAATTCGAGGATTTCGAAGAAGAAGACTTTGAAGAATTCGAAGAGTTTGACGATGAAGAATTTGAAGAATTCGAAGATGATGAGAACAACAGTGAGAACCAAGACAGCCAAGAATCTGAGGACTCTACAGATCAGGAATATGAAACTGAAGAAGAGTAA
- the rlmD gene encoding 23S rRNA (uracil(1939)-C(5))-methyltransferase RlmD, with product MKKKDVVEGLITKVNFPNKGVMDIDGEKVVVKNVIPGQTIKARITKKRRNKIEGRLLEVVEKSSLEEDTPCPVFGQCGGCLYQSLPYEEQLKLKASQVIELLNTLNVPYEYEGITPSPHVYHYRNKMEYSFGDAFKNGPLALGMHKRGAFHDIVTVDACKIVDEDFNTTLKTTLAYFGDKDIPYYAKRSHEGYLRHLVVRKGTKTKEILINLVTSSQMSIDLTAWVEKVSTVPLKGEIVSIMHTINDSVADVVKADEIRKLYGKDYFTEELLGLKFHVSAFSFFQTNSLGAEKLYSVVRDYVGETKDKIIFDLYSGTGTITQILAPVAKKAVGVEIVEEAVEAAKQNAKLNGLDNCEFIAGDVLKVIDSLQDKPDIIVLDPPRDGIHPKALQKIIDFGVEQIVYVSCKPTSLVRDLEVLLARGYQLDKVRCVDMFPHTVHVETIAKITLK from the coding sequence ATGAAAAAGAAAGATGTTGTTGAAGGACTTATAACAAAAGTAAACTTCCCTAATAAGGGTGTGATGGATATAGATGGTGAGAAGGTTGTTGTTAAGAACGTCATTCCAGGGCAGACAATCAAAGCCAGAATCACTAAGAAGAGAAGAAACAAAATTGAAGGACGCCTACTAGAGGTCGTGGAGAAATCATCTCTAGAAGAGGATACACCTTGTCCTGTTTTTGGTCAGTGTGGAGGGTGTCTCTATCAATCGCTACCTTATGAAGAACAACTTAAATTAAAGGCATCACAAGTCATTGAATTATTAAATACACTTAACGTACCTTATGAATATGAAGGCATAACGCCTAGTCCTCATGTATATCATTATCGCAATAAGATGGAATATAGTTTTGGTGATGCATTTAAAAATGGTCCTCTAGCCCTTGGTATGCACAAAAGAGGCGCATTCCATGATATTGTTACCGTGGATGCATGCAAGATTGTTGATGAAGATTTTAATACCACCTTAAAAACAACACTTGCTTATTTTGGTGATAAAGATATACCTTATTATGCTAAAAGGTCCCATGAAGGTTATTTGCGTCATTTAGTCGTACGTAAAGGGACTAAAACAAAAGAGATACTGATTAATCTCGTAACATCTTCTCAAATGTCTATTGATCTTACAGCATGGGTAGAAAAAGTAAGTACTGTTCCCCTAAAGGGTGAGATTGTATCCATCATGCATACCATTAATGATTCTGTAGCCGATGTGGTAAAAGCAGATGAGATTAGAAAACTCTATGGCAAAGATTACTTTACGGAGGAGTTACTGGGCCTAAAATTTCACGTATCCGCTTTTTCGTTTTTTCAAACCAATTCATTAGGTGCAGAGAAGCTCTACTCTGTAGTACGTGACTATGTGGGTGAGACGAAAGATAAAATAATTTTTGATCTCTACAGCGGAACAGGTACCATCACCCAGATATTAGCACCTGTTGCCAAGAAGGCTGTTGGTGTAGAAATTGTAGAAGAGGCTGTAGAGGCCGCTAAACAGAATGCTAAATTAAATGGACTTGATAACTGCGAATTTATAGCTGGTGATGTCCTAAAAGTCATTGATTCATTACAGGATAAGCCTGATATTATTGTACTGGACCCGCCAAGAGATGGTATTCATCCCAAGGCATTGCAGAAGATTATTGATTTTGGTGTGGAGCAGATTGTGTATGTGTCTTGTAAACCGACTTCTTTGGTGAGGGATCTTGAAGTCTTGTTAGCAAGAGGGTATCAATTAGATAAGGTGAGATGTGTGGATATGTTTCCGCACACGGTACATGTAGAAACTATAGCTAAGATAACACTGAAATAA
- the tnpC gene encoding IS66 family transposase has translation MWVYATGHTDEGICLYDYRTTRAGKHAKNFLHGFNGYLHTDGYAGYNVVPNIKLVGCLAHVRRKYSQALTAIKDVESTSHTKAKEGLQYCNQLFALEKKWKALSPEDRHEKRQEEMEPILDAFFAWAKNMKKVALSKSALGSAIQYTINQWPKVITILADGRLEISNNRAERMVKPFVINRKNFLFCNTAKGAQASAIVQSIVETAKANKIKPLAYLTYLFEQLPNIDVNNSEELNTLLPWSESIPQNCKTE, from the coding sequence ATGTGGGTCTATGCCACTGGACATACAGATGAAGGGATTTGTCTATATGATTACCGAACCACAAGAGCCGGTAAACATGCAAAAAACTTCCTTCATGGCTTTAACGGGTACTTACATACGGACGGATATGCAGGATACAATGTAGTCCCTAATATTAAACTGGTTGGCTGCCTTGCCCATGTTCGCAGAAAGTATAGCCAAGCCCTTACTGCCATCAAAGATGTGGAATCCACTAGCCATACCAAAGCAAAAGAAGGACTTCAATACTGCAATCAACTGTTTGCATTGGAAAAGAAGTGGAAGGCTCTTTCTCCAGAAGATCGACATGAAAAGCGACAAGAAGAAATGGAACCAATTCTTGACGCCTTCTTTGCATGGGCAAAAAATATGAAGAAAGTTGCCTTATCCAAAAGTGCCCTCGGCAGTGCAATCCAATACACCATCAATCAATGGCCTAAAGTAATTACTATACTAGCAGATGGCAGATTAGAAATTTCGAATAATCGAGCCGAACGAATGGTGAAACCATTTGTGATCAATCGAAAGAACTTCTTGTTTTGCAATACAGCAAAAGGTGCTCAGGCCAGTGCCATTGTCCAAAGTATTGTGGAGACAGCCAAAGCCAATAAAATAAAACCATTAGCGTATCTTACCTATCTTTTTGAACAACTTCCAAATATCGATGTCAATAATTCAGAAGAATTAAATACACTCCTTCCATGGTCTGAATCCATACCGCAAAACTGTAAAACTGAATAA
- the mobC gene encoding plasmid mobilization relaxosome protein MobC has translation MYEGLKQHTYQLSKLGSNLNQVLILAHQGKLATIDIMPIKKEIYDIWQLLNKLK, from the coding sequence ATTTATGAAGGTCTTAAGCAGCATACCTATCAATTATCTAAACTAGGCTCTAATCTTAATCAAGTACTCATACTAGCCCATCAAGGTAAGCTGGCCACCATAGACATCATGCCAATAAAAAAGGAGATATATGATATATGGCAATTATTGAACAAATTAAAGTAG
- a CDS encoding RHS repeat domain-containing protein, translating into MTITGQPTVTYAYDRNNRLLTETKAAADATEVTKYGYDNNGNQLWKAKETLKPAPGGAASFNVYVAGQTPRDDIELFEYDGFNQLTQSIVGDKTTTYSYNGDGLRITKNVNGTVTNHVWDGSSIVMELNNAGSITAEYLRGINLIAADMAGNRNYYLYNGHGDVIQLTQADGTVIKDYDYDAFGNEKNANPADINPFRYCGEYFDQETGTYYLRARYYNPGVGRFITENSYWGSMDDPLSLNLYTYCKNNPVAYIDPSGHFALAPLIPVADEALKAAVIYGGAALATGIAAKEAGEYLGPCLGDGLILDPAEQQSGVSMASMPYSGEPSIGLTTLPLKPQTVEDSIRSIPLELQSQMKIHVLPMEAQDNNMIIYSEGPGKTT; encoded by the coding sequence ATGACAATCACCGGACAGCCCACGGTCACCTATGCCTATGACCGGAACAACAGGCTGCTCACCGAAACAAAAGCCGCAGCAGATGCCACGGAAGTCACAAAATACGGCTACGACAACAACGGCAATCAATTATGGAAAGCCAAAGAGACCCTCAAGCCGGCTCCCGGAGGTGCCGCCAGCTTCAATGTCTACGTCGCAGGACAAACGCCGCGAGACGACATCGAACTCTTTGAATACGACGGCTTCAATCAACTGACTCAATCCATCGTAGGGGACAAGACCACCACCTACAGCTACAACGGAGATGGGCTAAGAATCACAAAGAACGTCAACGGTACAGTCACAAACCACGTATGGGATGGCAGCAGCATTGTGATGGAATTGAACAATGCAGGAAGCATCACAGCAGAGTACCTAAGAGGCATCAACCTCATTGCAGCAGATATGGCAGGAAACAGGAATTACTATCTGTACAACGGCCACGGTGATGTGATACAATTGACCCAAGCGGACGGAACGGTTATCAAAGATTACGACTATGATGCGTTTGGGAATGAGAAGAATGCTAACCCGGCAGATATTAACCCGTTTAGGTATTGTGGAGAGTATTTCGACCAAGAGACGGGGACGTATTACCTACGGGCTAGGTACTACAACCCTGGTGTGGGTAGGTTTATCACGGAAAATAGTTATTGGGGTAGCATGGATGACCCATTGAGTTTGAATCTGTATACCTACTGCAAGAACAATCCTGTAGCGTATATTGATCCGAGTGGACATTTTGCTTTAGCACCTTTAATTCCTGTCGCTGATGAAGCACTTAAAGCTGCAGTAATTTATGGCGGAGCAGCACTAGCAACAGGAATTGCAGCTAAAGAGGCGGGCGAATATTTAGGACCGTGTCTTGGGGATGGTTTAATCCTTGATCCTGCTGAACAACAGAGTGGAGTCTCAATGGCATCAATGCCCTATAGTGGTGAACCCTCAATAGGTTTGACTACGTTACCCTTAAAACCACAAACAGTTGAAGACAGTATTCGTTCAATTCCGTTGGAATTACAATCTCAAATGAAGATTCATGTGTTACCAATGGAAGCTCAGGATAATAATATGATTATTTATTCTGAGGGGCCGGGTAAGACTACATAA
- a CDS encoding RHS repeat protein yields the protein MGNITTYAYDGLGKLLNQKVTKDGQPQTTAYTYDIVGNRKTMTGTAGTTSYTYDDLSRLVTETNPGNITKAYTYDAANNRKTFVLKQNGVEKQSLSYTYDKLNRLQEIKENGQTVATYGYDDNGNRESLTYNAGGSSTAYQYNLANQLTQITNQKGPAAVSRFTYTYYPDGNRESKTNLSGKKQATATTDWAG from the coding sequence ATGGGCAATATCACCACCTATGCCTATGATGGACTCGGCAAGCTGCTCAATCAAAAAGTCACAAAAGACGGGCAGCCCCAAACCACTGCCTATACCTACGATATCGTGGGGAATCGGAAAACCATGACAGGTACGGCAGGAACAACGTCATATACCTACGATGACCTGAGCAGATTGGTGACAGAAACGAATCCGGGGAATATCACAAAAGCCTATACCTATGACGCGGCCAACAACCGCAAAACATTCGTTTTAAAACAAAACGGCGTAGAAAAGCAAAGCCTTTCCTATACCTATGACAAGCTGAACCGGCTGCAGGAAATCAAAGAAAACGGACAGACCGTCGCCACCTACGGGTATGACGACAACGGCAACCGGGAAAGCTTGACCTACAATGCCGGCGGCAGCAGCACGGCATACCAATATAACCTGGCCAACCAGCTGACGCAGATAACCAACCAAAAAGGACCGGCAGCAGTATCAAGATTTACCTATACCTATTACCCGGACGGCAACCGGGAAAGCAAAACAAACTTATCAGGAAAAAAACAAGCTACGGCTACGACGGACTGGGCAGGCTGA
- the ltrA gene encoding group II intron reverse transcriptase/maturase produces MKLIEMITTKENLNRAYKKVVENKGARGIDGITVEELGNYIKTNRDDIVNSIRDRTYFPKPVRRVYIPKSNGKMRPLGIPTALDRTIQQAIAGPISDIYEDIFSEYSYGFRPNRSCHDAIGQALVYLNDDYEWVIDIDIEQFFDKVNHDKLIQILREQVNDSATLNLIRKYLKAGVMEQGLIKATKTGVPQGGPLSVVLSNIYLDKLDKELEQRGLRFVRYADDVLIFTKSEMAANRVMKSISGWIERKLFLKVNATKSKVVRPTRSKYLGFTFLKNGGQWKVKPTTEKKKALYKKMSEYLKRGKAVSRSIVVTIKRVNQMVVGWINYFRIGMMKGFIEEFGGWLRHKIRVILIKQWKKPKTIYKNLSYLNRKYNNGFNHEAIIKVANSRLGWYKRSGMNIVNFILSPKLLETKVKDGACLLNPLQYYLGSVGI; encoded by the coding sequence ATGAAATTAATTGAAATGATAACGACAAAAGAGAATTTAAATCGGGCGTATAAGAAAGTTGTTGAAAATAAAGGTGCAAGAGGGATTGATGGTATAACGGTAGAGGAACTAGGGAACTACATTAAGACTAATAGAGATGATATAGTAAATTCTATTAGGGATAGAACCTACTTTCCGAAACCAGTACGTAGAGTTTATATACCAAAAAGCAACGGAAAAATGAGACCATTGGGAATTCCAACTGCCCTTGATAGAACGATTCAACAAGCAATAGCGGGGCCAATATCAGATATTTACGAAGATATATTTAGTGAATACAGTTATGGATTTCGACCAAACAGAAGTTGTCATGATGCAATAGGACAAGCATTAGTCTATTTAAATGATGATTATGAGTGGGTGATAGATATTGATATTGAACAATTCTTTGATAAAGTAAATCATGATAAATTAATTCAAATTCTTAGAGAGCAAGTAAATGACAGTGCAACATTAAACCTAATTCGTAAATATCTAAAAGCAGGAGTAATGGAGCAAGGACTAATAAAAGCAACAAAGACAGGAGTTCCACAGGGTGGACCGTTATCCGTTGTACTATCCAACATCTATTTAGATAAGTTAGACAAAGAATTGGAGCAACGAGGACTGCGTTTCGTAAGATACGCAGATGATGTGCTCATATTCACAAAAAGCGAAATGGCTGCAAACCGAGTCATGAAGTCCATTAGTGGTTGGATTGAAAGAAAGTTATTTCTTAAAGTAAATGCGACAAAATCAAAAGTAGTTAGACCGACTAGAAGTAAATATCTAGGGTTCACATTTCTAAAAAATGGAGGACAATGGAAAGTAAAACCAACAACAGAAAAGAAGAAAGCCTTATATAAAAAGATGAGCGAATACTTAAAAAGAGGTAAAGCAGTATCGCGCTCAATAGTAGTAACAATAAAGAGGGTAAATCAAATGGTTGTTGGGTGGATAAATTACTTTAGAATTGGAATGATGAAAGGATTTATAGAAGAGTTTGGAGGATGGTTAAGGCATAAAATAAGGGTTATTCTCATAAAACAATGGAAGAAACCTAAGACAATCTATAAAAATTTGTCCTACCTAAATAGAAAATATAATAATGGGTTTAATCATGAAGCTATTATTAAAGTAGCAAATTCTAGACTTGGATGGTACAAGAGAAGTGGGATGAATATAGTTAATTTTATATTAAGTCCAAAATTACTTGAAACAAAAGTAAAGGACGGAGCATGTTTGCTCAATCCTTTACAATATTATCTAGGAAGTGTTGGAATATAA
- a CDS encoding RHS repeat domain-containing protein: MVSGKYAQTTTRLTGDATITPAPVKQYHDKLGRLVKAETDHHGKTYQTTYNYDYVGNKTEGKDARAYDEGWSEPTVTYEYDHANRVVKETNTMGQSIHTVYDPLGRVKSKTDYKGSTTTYGYDKLGRLLKVQAPVAAGQFALTKYDYDKNGNQTAVKQQCNKPGQPEAWRTTGYGYDSRNRLVKVVKNDTDGSQSIAQYHYDGAGNKTKMFTGLSAALDTSSETGQDTDFAVTRYGYNHLNQMVSMTDPLGQ, encoded by the coding sequence ATGGTAAGCGGCAAATATGCCCAAACCACCACCCGGCTCACCGGCGATGCCACCATCACCCCTGCCCCGGTCAAGCAGTACCATGACAAGCTGGGACGATTGGTCAAAGCAGAAACGGACCATCACGGCAAAACCTATCAAACCACCTACAACTATGATTACGTAGGAAACAAAACAGAAGGAAAGGATGCCAGAGCCTACGACGAAGGCTGGAGCGAGCCTACCGTCACTTATGAATATGACCATGCCAATCGGGTGGTGAAAGAAACCAACACGATGGGCCAATCCATCCATACCGTATACGATCCACTGGGCAGGGTCAAAAGCAAAACCGATTACAAGGGCAGCACCACCACCTATGGCTATGACAAGCTCGGCAGGCTACTCAAGGTGCAAGCGCCCGTTGCAGCAGGACAATTTGCCCTGACGAAATACGATTACGACAAAAACGGCAATCAAACCGCAGTCAAGCAGCAGTGCAATAAACCGGGACAGCCCGAAGCATGGCGCACCACCGGATACGGCTATGACAGCCGCAATCGGCTGGTCAAGGTGGTAAAAAACGATACCGATGGCAGCCAAAGCATTGCCCAATACCACTACGACGGAGCGGGCAACAAGACCAAGATGTTTACCGGACTCAGCGCAGCGCTGGATACGTCGTCCGAAACAGGCCAGGACACGGACTTTGCGGTCACAAGGTACGGCTACAACCACCTGAATCAAATGGTCTCCATGACCGACCCGTTGGGGCAATAG
- a CDS encoding phospholipase D-like domain-containing protein, giving the protein MKGLIEKDKILDSSIPNINANIITKSSSNKGLDIIQISKNKHKFMIIDDKIVWYVGIDILGANRSEESLIRIINEELGNVLIDIIEQNKNLS; this is encoded by the coding sequence TTGAAAGGACTAATCGAAAAAGATAAAATATTAGACTCTAGTATACCTAATATCAATGCAAATATTATCACCAAGAGTAGTAGCAATAAAGGATTAGATATTATACAGATCAGTAAAAATAAACATAAATTTATGATAATAGACGATAAGATTGTTTGGTACGTAGGCATAGATATATTAGGTGCTAATAGGAGTGAAGAATCATTAATCAGAATAATTAATGAAGAGTTAGGAAATGTATTAATTGATATTATTGAGCAAAATAAAAATTTGTCCTAA
- a CDS encoding DUF3848 domain-containing protein: MQGVLKKCKVIAVASQKGGTAKSTTCRNLATVLKNMKYKVMEMEVKKSVYKKMQDELDSRLDKIAKLQPEEIIEKAYEITIKEELVMLFQHTELDE, translated from the coding sequence TTGCAAGGAGTTTTAAAAAAGTGCAAAGTCATAGCAGTAGCAAGTCAAAAAGGAGGAACAGCAAAGAGTACAACATGTAGAAATCTAGCAACGGTATTAAAAAATATGAAGTACAAGGTGATGGAAATGGAAGTGAAAAAAAGTGTCTATAAAAAGATGCAAGATGAGCTTGACAGTAGACTCGATAAAATAGCGAAATTACAGCCAGAGGAAATTATTGAAAAAGCCTATGAGATAACGATTAAAGAAGAGTTAGTCATGCTATTCCAACATACCGAGCTAGATGAATAA
- a CDS encoding GNAT family N-acetyltransferase, with protein MVIRKYRKGEELELMEIFISSVHKNAKPYYNEKQLVAWAPSDMDFDLWVTRIGGINPFVAIDNGVILGYADLQDNGYIDHFFVRGGQSNKGIGKALMTHIIHQAQIRGIPELTSDVSLAAEGFFEKFGFCIIKKKRVLIRGVELHNALMRRQLVD; from the coding sequence ATGGTAATCAGAAAGTATCGAAAAGGGGAAGAATTAGAGTTAATGGAGATTTTTATTTCGTCTGTTCATAAGAATGCAAAGCCTTACTATAATGAAAAGCAATTAGTTGCGTGGGCTCCATCTGATATGGATTTTGATTTGTGGGTAACACGAATTGGAGGGATTAATCCTTTTGTTGCTATTGATAACGGTGTGATTTTAGGCTATGCAGATTTGCAGGATAATGGTTATATTGATCATTTTTTTGTTAGAGGAGGCCAATCCAATAAGGGAATAGGTAAAGCGTTGATGACTCATATTATTCATCAAGCTCAAATTAGAGGGATTCCTGAATTGACCTCTGATGTGAGCTTAGCAGCAGAAGGATTCTTTGAAAAGTTTGGCTTTTGTATTATTAAGAAAAAAAGAGTACTGATAAGAGGTGTGGAACTTCATAATGCTTTGATGAGAAGGCAATTAGTAGACTGA
- the ytaF gene encoding sporulation membrane protein YtaF, which produces MLLNHIIIYYAYHNCEIRGILIRGIIMTEALLIAIAICIDSFALGITYGIKQIKISKTAILILNLVTISILGISIYSGQLVRQFISENTSSLISCIILVSLGSFFMIEGYIKYKIEKKEDNRLAKFYIPKLGIIIDIALDSTKADMDVSGDINIKEALYLGLILSIDALGAGFGLSLDGINYLYFLPLVFSFNIISILYGHYLGTKIESYNTSLKTSLLPGGILVFVGLLKWM; this is translated from the coding sequence ATTTTATTAAATCACATTATTATCTATTATGCATATCATAATTGTGAGATTAGAGGAATTTTAATAAGGGGGATTATAATGACAGAAGCACTTTTAATAGCTATAGCTATTTGTATTGACTCTTTTGCATTAGGTATAACCTACGGTATTAAACAAATAAAAATATCAAAAACAGCTATTTTAATACTAAATCTAGTGACCATTAGTATTTTAGGAATATCTATTTACTCTGGTCAACTAGTTAGACAATTTATTTCAGAAAATACTTCTTCTTTGATAAGTTGTATTATATTAGTTAGCTTAGGCTCTTTTTTTATGATAGAGGGTTATATAAAATATAAAATCGAAAAGAAAGAAGACAATAGGTTAGCTAAATTTTATATACCTAAGCTAGGAATAATAATTGACATTGCTCTAGATTCTACCAAAGCAGATATGGATGTATCAGGGGATATAAATATAAAGGAAGCTTTATATTTAGGACTTATTTTATCAATTGATGCCCTTGGAGCAGGATTTGGGCTCTCTTTAGATGGTATTAATTATCTTTACTTTCTACCTTTAGTTTTTTCTTTTAACATTATATCTATATTATATGGTCACTACTTAGGAACTAAGATAGAAAGCTATAATACTAGTTTAAAAACTTCATTATTACCTGGTGGAATCTTAGTTTTTGTAGGTCTTCTGAAATGGATGTAG